The genomic region GCTGATGCTCCTGTCGTCGGCCGTGCCGGTGGCGGTCCTGGGCGCGCTGCTCGCCACCCGCGCCGAGCTCGACGGCCTGGCCATCGGCGCGGGGGCGTTCTCGGTGGCGCTCTCGGTCGCGCTGTCGGCCTGGTTCGCCCGGCGGCTCACCCGCCCCGTGCGCGCCTGCGTCGCCGGCGCGCTCGAGATCGCGCGCGGCCGCTTCGGGCGCGAGGTCCCGGTGCAGGTCCGCAACGAGATCGGCGACCTCGCCTACACCTTCAACCACATGTCGCGCGAGCTCGCGAGCTACGACGCCGAGAACCACCGGCTCATCGCGGCGCTGGAGCGCGGCTACCTCGACACCCTCCGGAGCCTCGCCGGCGCCATCGACGCCAAGGACCCGTACACCCGCGGCCACAGCCAGCGCGTCGCCGACCTCTCGGTCGAGATCGGCCGGGAGCTCGGGCTCGACGGGCCGCAGCTGCGCCTCCTCGAGTACGGCGGCCTCCTGCACGACGTGGGCAAGATCGGCGTGGGCGAGCCCATCCTGCGCAAGGCCGGCCAGCTCACCGAGGAGGAGATGGCCGTCATGCGCGAGCACCCGGTGATCGGGGCGGAGATCGTGCGCGGCGTCGAGTTCCTGGCCGGCGCGCTGCCCGGCATCCGCTCGCACCACGAGCGCTGGGACGGGGGCGGCTACCCGGACCAGCTGGCGGGCGAGCAGATCCCGCTCGTGGCCCGCATCGTCTCGGCCGCCGACGTCTACGACGCCATGACCTCGGAGCGCCCGTACCAGCGGCCCCTCCCGCCCGCGACCGCCAGCGAGAAGGTGGCGAGCATGGCGGGGCGCCAGATCGACCCCCGCGTGGCCGCCGCCCTGGAGCGGGTCCTGCAACGGCGCGAGACCGGCGGCGCGGCCGGCGAGCGGGAGGCGCGCGCGTGACCCGGGCGGCCCTCCTCGACCTCGACGGCACGCTCATCGACTCGCGCGAGGACCTCTGCCTCGCCGTGAACCACGCCCTCGGCGTGGTGGGGCTGCCGGCGCGCTCGCTCGAGGAGGTGACGAGCTTCGTCGGCGAGGGGGCCGCGAAGCTGGTGGCCCGGGCCGTCGCGCCGCGGACCGACCTCCTCGAGCCCGCCCTCGCGGCCTGGTGGGAGCACTACGAGGCCCACCTGCTCGACCGGACCCGCCTCTACCCGGGCGTCGCCGAGGTCCTCGCCGGCGCGGGGCGCACCCTCGCCGTGCTCACCAACAAGCCGGGGCGGCTCGCCCGACGCATCCTCGACGGGCTCGGGGTCGGCGGCCGCTTCGCGGCGGTGGTCGGCGGGGACGAGGCGGCCCGGAAGCCCGATCCGGCCGGCGCGCTCGCGCTCCTGGCGAAGCTCGGCGCGTCGCCCGGCGACGCGGTCTTCGTGGGCGACAGCCGGGTGGACCTCGAGACGGCCCGCGCCGCCGGGATCCCCTTCGTGGCGGTCGGGTGGGGGCTCGTGCCCGAGGCGGCGCTGCGCGAGGCCGGCGCCGAGGTGATCGTGCACCGCGCCGCCGACCTCGCGCCCTGGCTGGCGTAGGCGTCGGCGCCCTCCGGCGCCGCCCTCCTCCGGACGGCCCGAAAACTCGACCGCCCCGGGCGCTCGTGCCACCCTCCCCCGCATGCTCGCGCTCCTGAAGTGGCTCCTCGTCCTCGGCACCCTGGCGGCGCTCTTCGCGCTCGTCCCGGTGGACGGGAAGACGCTGCTCGAGCGCGCGGGAGCGCTCCACGCGCCCCAGGCGCACGCGCACGCGCGGGGCCACGCCCGCCCCGCCCCGGCGCCCGACGAGGCCGACGAGGAGGAGCCCAGCCCGGCGCCGCCCCGCCGGGAGCCGCCGGCGAAGCCCGCCCCCTCCCCGGCGTCGCCCTCCCCTGCGCGCCGCTCCGCCTCCGCCGCCCGGCCGAGCCCGCTCCCCCACGAGCAGCACAGCGCCTCCGACCACGCCGCGCTCGATCGCCTGGTGACCGAGCGGGCGCGCTAGCGATCTCCGCGGCGGCGCCATGCCCGGCGCCCGGCCCCCGGGCGGCCGCCAGCCGGGAGCCTTCACGGCTCCGCGCGGCGGCGCCGGCGCTCGGTTGTGCCCGGCCGCGGCCGCGCGCACCTTCTCACCGGGGATCGCCCTCGCGATCCCGCAGGAGGTGGGATGGTGCTCGGGGCGCTCCTCTTCGCGCTGGCGCTCGCGGCCGAGCCGCCGGCCGGCGCGGCCCCGCCGGAGGAGCCGCTCTTCAGCGAGCTCCACGGGGCCGCCCCGCGACCCCCCATCCCCGACCTGACCCGGCTCGTGAAGGCGGCCATGCCCGCGGTGGTGAGCGTCATCACCACCGCCCCGCCGGAGGCGCCCAAGGGCGGCGGGCCGGGCCAGGGCGCGCCCGAGGACCTCTTCGACCGGTACCACGACGGCGCGCCGAAGAAGGGGCTCGGCACCGGCTTCGTCATCCACCGCGACGGCTGGATCCTCACCAACGCGCACGTGGTGGAGGGCGCCGCGCAGGTGGAGGTGGACCTCGGCGAGGACGGCCAGCGCGTGCCGGCCCGGATCGTCGGCGCCGACGGGCCCACCGACGTGGCGCTCCTCAAGGTGGAGGTGCCGGAGCCGCTGCCGGTGGTGCCCCTCGGCGACTCCGACCGGGTGGAGATCGCCGAGTGGGCGCTGGTGCTCGGGAACCCCTTCGGCCTGAGCCACTCGGTGACCTTCGGGATCGTGAGCCACACCGGGCGGGACGACGTGTCGCCGGCCGGCCGCGAGGGCTTCTACGACTTCATCCAGACCGACGCCTCCATCAACCCCGGCAACTCCGGCGGCCCGGTCCTCAACCTGCGCGGGGAGGTGGTGGGCATCGCCACCGCCGTGAACGCCACCGGCCAGGGCATCGGCTTCGCCGTCCCCATCAACATGGCGAAGGAGATCCTGGGGCAGCTCCGCGCGCAGGGGAAGGTGGTGCGGAGCTGGCTCGGGGTCTCGGTGCGCGAGGTGTCGCGCGACCTCGCCCGGGCGGCGGGCCTGGGCGCCGAGCGGGGGGTGATGGTGACGAGCGTGGCCGAGGGCGGGCCGGGGGCGCGGGCCGGGCTGCGCGTGGGCGACGTCATCACCGGCTTCGGCGGGCGGGCGGTGCGCAACGCGGCGCGGCTGCGCTGGCAGGTGGCCACCGCGGGCGTGGGGCGGCGCGTGGCGCTCACCATCCGGCGCGGGAGGGACGAGGAGCGGGCGCTCGCCGTGCAGCTCACCCCGGCGCCGCCCGGCGAGGAGCGGGTCGCCGGAGCCAGGGCGCCGTCCCCGGGGCAGGAGGCCTCCGGCGGCGACTGAGGGTCCGCGCAGGTCGGTCCCTCTCTCCAGGGTTGCCATTCGGCACGCGCTCGGGTGGGCGCCCTTGGGGCGCCGACCCTCTCTCCAGGGTTGCCATTCGGCACGCGCTCGGGTTATCTAGCCGCCGCTGCGCCGCCTCAGGCGCGCGGTCAACCAACGAGTTCGAGAGATGGCCGAGACCAAGACCAAGAAGAAGGCGCCCGCGCCCAAGGGCGGCGGCAAGAAGGCCTGCAAGATCGAGGGCTGCAAGCGGGCCTACCGCGCCAAGGGGTTCTGCTTCTTCCACTACGACCAGTGGCGCCGCGGCGAGCTGGAGAAGTTCCCCGGCCGCTACGACACCTGCAGCAAGGAAGGCTGCAAGAAGAAGGTCGTCGAGCACGGGCTCTGCCAGGAGCACTTCGACGCCTGGAAGAAGAGCCGCAAGGGCGCCAAGGCGGCCGAGGCCGCCGCGAGCTAGCCTCACCCCTCGCCAGCCCCGCAGCGCACGAACCCTCCCCCGCCAGCCGGGGCGAGGGTTTTCGTGTTCCGGCTCAGGGCGCGCGCAGGCGGCGCTCGACCGACTTCACCGCCGCCGCGAGCAGCTCCACCTCGCGCTGCGTGGGCTCGGCGCGCGCGAGCAGGCGGCGCAGGTCGGCCAGGATCTGCGTCGGGTTCTGCGGGTTGAGGTAGCCCGTCGCCGACAGGAGCGCCTCGAGCCGGCCGAAGAGCGCCTCGACGGTGGCGTGGCGCGCCGGCTCGGCCGGCGGCGGCGCGGCGAGCGGCGCCGAGGCGGCCTGCGAGAGCTCGTAGGAGAGCACCGCGACCGCCTGCGCCAGGTTCATCGAGTCGTAGGCCGGGCTCGTGGGGATGGTGCAGGCGGCCTGGCAGAGCTCGAGCTCCTCGTCGGAGAGCCCGCGGCGCTCCTCGCCGAAGAGGACCGCCACCGGCCCGGCCTCGCTGCGGCGGGCGACCTCGGCGGCGAGCTCGCGCGGGGTGAGCCGCGGCCGGCCCTCGAGCGCGCGGGAGGTGGTCCCGCAGACCCAGGTCGCCCCGGCGAGCGCCGCGCGGGCGTCGGGCGCGATCTCGGCCGCGTCGAGCAGGTCGCTCGCCCGCCGGGCGAGCACCCGGGCGCGGGCGAGCACGTCCTCGCGCCCGGTCGCCGCCCCCCCGCTCCGCGCGGGTCCGCTCCAGGAGGGCGGAGCCACGATCGCCAGGCGGGAGAGCCCGAAGTTCTTCATCGCCCGCGCCGCGGCGCCGATGTTGTCGGCGCTGGAGGGGCGATGCAGGACGAGGACGACGCGATCCGGGCGCATGGGCCGACAGTACCTCAAGGGGCTGGGAGATGGCGCTTCCCCTGCCGCGCCGGCCTCGTTAGCATGCCTCCCCCATGATCACCGAACCGCGCATCCGGGCCCAGCTGGCCCACACCCTCCGTGAATTCGACGCCCCCGCCCTCGGCACGCTCTACCGGGGCAAGGTCCGCGACAACTACTCGCAGGACGGCCGGATCGTGATGGTCACCACCGACCGCGTGAGCGCCTTCGACCACGTGCTCGGCACGATCCCGTTCAAGGGCGAGGTGCTCTCCCGCCTGACGCTCTTCTGGTTCGACAAGGTGAAGGACATCGCCCCGACCCACGTCCTCTCCTCGCCCGACCCGAGCGTCATGGTGGTGAAGCGGGCGCAGGCGCTGCCGGTCGAGATCGTGATCCGCGGCTACATCACCGGCTCGCTCTGGCGCGACTACCAGGCCGGCAAGGCCGGCGCCTACGGCATCGACTGGCCGGCGGGGCTCACCCGCGACCAGCGGCTCGCCGCGCCCATCATCACCCCGTCCACCAAGGCCGAGTACGGCAAGCACGACGAGCCCATCAGCGAGGCCGAGATCCTGCGGCAGGGGCTCGTCCCGAAGGACGTCTGGACCGAGGCGACCGCCGTGGCCCACCGGCTCTTCGCGCGCGGCCAGGAGTGGGCGCACCAGCGCGGGCTCATCCTCGTGGACACCAAGTACGAGATGGGGATCGCCGACGGGAAGCTGGTGGTCATCGACGAGATCCACACCCCCGACAGCTCCCGCTACTGGGTCGAGGCCTCCTACGCCGAGCGGTTCGCGCGCGGCGAGGAGCCGGAGATGCTCGACAAGGAGAACATCCGGCAGTGGCTCATCAAGGAGCACGGCTTCTCCGGCCAGGGCAAGCCGCCGCCGCTCTCCGACGACGTCCGGGTGATGCTGGCGCAGAAGTACATGGAGGCGTACGAGCGGCTCACCGGCGAGACGTTCGAGTCGGAGCCCGGCAGCGTGGACGCCCGCATCCGCAAGAACCTGGCGGCGGCGGGGCTGCTCTAGGGCGCCGCGCGATCGCGCCGCCTCCCTCCCCCTCCCGCGCGACGCGGGAGCGGGGGAGGGGCGCTCGCGGCCGGCGGCCCGGCGAGCCGGGCGCTACGCCCCGGGCTTCGCCGAGAGCCCGTGCACGCCGTGCGGATCGTGGCAGCTGTTGCACGCCATGTTCGCGCCCGGGTCGTTCGGCTGGAGCGTGCCGTGGGCCGCCGGGTGGCAGCTCCGGCAGACCGTCACCACCTCGGCCCGCAGCCGGGGCTCGCCCGCGACGTGACAGCTGGCGCACCCCGGCGCCTCCGGCGGCGCGCCCGAGCCGCCCTGGGCCCCCGCGCCGCCGTGGGCGCAGGCGGCGAGCAGCGCCAGCGCCGCCGCCATCGCGGCTCCCGCGCCGCGGCTCATCGACCGAACACTCGCTGGAAGATCGTGTCCACGTGCTGGAGATGGTAGTCGAGCGCGAAGCAGGCGTCGATCTCGGCCTCGTCGAGCGCGCGCCGGACGTCCGGGTCCTTCTTGAGCGCCGACCGGAAGTCGATCCTGTCCTCCCAGACCTTCATCGCGTTGCGCTGGACGTAGACGTACCCCTCCTGCCGCGCCACCCCCTTCCCGACCAGGGCGAGCAGCACGCGCTGGGCCTCGTAGAGCCCGCCCGTGAGGTCGAGGTTCTCCTTCATCCGCTCCGGGTAGACGCGCAGGTTCTCGATCATGCCGGCGAACCGGTGCAGGGCGAAGTCGAGCGCGAGGGTGGCGTCGGGGCCGATGACCCGCTCCACCGAGGAGTGGCTGATGTCGCGCTCGTGCCAGAGCGCCACGTCCTCGAGCGCCGCCAGCGCGTAGGAGCGGAGCAGGCGGGCGAGGCCGGTGAGGTTCTCGGAGAGGATGGGGTTCCGCTTGTGCGGCATCGCCGAGGAGCCCTTCTGGCCGGCGGTGAACGGCTCCTCCGCCTCGCGGACCTCCGTGCGCTGCAGGTGGCGCACCTCGGTGGCCTGCTGCTCGAGCGTACCGCCGCAGAGCGCGAGGGCGCAGAAGAGCTCCGCGTGCCGGTCGCGGTTCACCACCTGCGTGGCCGCCCCCTCGCCGCCCTCGAGGCCGAGCCGCTCCATCACGAAGCCCTCGACCCGGGGATCGACGTTGGCGAAGGTCCCGACCGCGCCGGAGATCTTGCCCACCGCGACGGTGCGGCCAGCCCGCGCCAGCGCCTCGCGCCGGCGCCCCCAGGCGTCGTACCAGCCGGCGAGCTTGAGCCCGAAGGTGATGGGCTCGGCGTGGATGCCGTGGCTGCGGCCGATCATCGGGGTGAGCTTGTGCTCGAAGGCGCGGCGCTTCACCGCCGCCATCACCCGGTCCAGGCCGGCGAGGAGCAGGCCCGTCGCCTCGCGGAGCTGCACCGCGAGGGTGGTGTCGAGGACGTCGGAGCTGGTCATCCCCTTGTGCAGGTGGCGCGCGGCCGGGCCGCCGAGCTCCTCCACGTAGGTGAGGAAGGCGATGACGTCGTGCTTGACCGTCTTCTCGATCTCCTCGATCCGCGCCACGTCGGCCGGGCCGAACTGGAAGCCCTGGAAGCGCTGCTGGAGCGCGCCGAAGTCCTCGGGCGGCACCTGGCCCAGGCGGACCATCGCCTCGCAGGCGGCGAGCTCGACGTCGAGCCAGATCCGGTAGCGCCGCTCAGGCGACCAGACGGCCGCCATCTCGGGACGGGTGTAACGCGGGATCATCGGTCCTCCTCGGCCCCTCGGGCCCTGGCGCCCCGGGCGTGCGGGGCGCGGTGAACTTAGCAGATGGCGCGGGTCAGCGGCCGGTCGAGCCGAAGCCGCCGGCGCCCCGGTCCGAGCCCGCGAGCGCGTCGGCGAGCTCGAGCTCGGCCCGGACCACCGGGGCCACGACGAGCTGGGCGATCCGCTCCCCGCGCCGGACCTCGAACGGCGCCTGGCCCCAGTTCACCAGGATGACGCCCACCTCGCCGCGGTAGTCGCTGTCGATGGTGCCCGGGGCGTTGACCATGCCGACGCCGTGCTTCAGCGCGAGCCCGGAGCGCGGGCGCACCTGGCCCTCGTAGCCGGCGGGGAGCTCGAGCCGGAGCCCGGTGGGCACGAGCCGCCGCTCCCCCGGCGCGAGGAGGCAGGCCTCGTCGGCGCGGAGGTCGAGGCCGGCGGAGCCCGCCGTCTGGTACGAGGGCAGCTCGAGCGGCTCGCCCCGGCCGGCGACGCGCTGGATCTTCACGGTGACGCTCATTCGGTCCTCTGGTCCGGCGGGGGCCGGATCGAAAGCGCCGCGCCAGGGCGGACCCGGGCGCGGCGCGCAAGCTCAGGGGCGGCGGGGCCGCCCTCCCCTACTTGACCTCGGGCTTGGCCTCGGCCTTCGGCTCGCCGTCCTTCTTGGCGGCGTCGGCGAGGGCCTCCTTGCGCGAGAGCCGGATCTTGCCGGCGCGGTCGACGGAGACGACCTTCACCATCACCTCCTCGCCCTCGGAGAGGACGTCGGAGACGCTCTTCACGCGCTTGTCGGAGAGCTCGGAGATGTGGATGAGGCCGTCGGTGCCCGGGAAGAGCTCCACGAAGGCGCCGAACTCCACGATCTTGCGCACGGTGCCGAGGTAGGTCTTGCCCACCTCCGCCTCCTGGGTGAGGTCCTTGATGCGCTTGATGGCGGCGGCGACGCGCTCCTGGTCGGAGCTCGCCACCGAGACCGTGCCGTCGTCCTCGACGTTGATGGCGCAGCCGGTGGTGGCGACGATCTCCTTGATGACCTTGCCGCCGGGCCCGATGACGTCCTTGATGCGCTCGGGGCGGATCTTCAGGGTGGTGATGCGGGGCGCGTAGGCGGACACGTCGCCGCGCGGCGCCGTGAGGGCCTTGGCCATCTCGCCGAGGATGTGCTTGCGGCCCTGGGCGGCCTGGGCGAGCGCGCGCTCCAGGATCTCGCGGGTCACGCCCCCGATCTTGATGTCCATCTGGATCGAGGTGATGCCGGCCTCGGTGCCGCAGACCTTGAAGTCCATGTCGCCGAGGTGGTCCTCGTCGCCGAGGATGTCGGAGAGGATGGCGATCTTCGCGCCCTCCTTGATGAGGCCCATGGCGATGCCGGCCACCGGGGCCTTGATGGGCACGCCGGCGTCCATCAGCGAGAGGCAGCCGCCGCAGACCGACGCCATCGAGGACGAGCCGTTCGACTCCATGATGTCGGAGACGATGCGGACCGTGTAGGGGAACTTCGCGCTGTCCGGCATCACCTGGCGCAGGGCGCGCTCGGCGAGGGCGCCGTGGCCGATCTCGCGCCGGCCGGGGCCGCGCAGGAACTTGGCCTCGCCGACCGAGAACGGCGGGAAGTTGTAGTGCAGCATGAACTTCTTGAAGCTCATGCCGGTGAGCTGCTCGACGCGCTGCTCGTCCTCGGCGGTGCCGAGGGTGGTGGCGACGAGCGCCTGGGTCTCGCCGCGGGTGAAGAGGGCCGAGCCGTGCACGCGCGGGAGCAGGCCGACCTCGCAGGTGATCTTGCGGATGTCGGTCTCGCCGCGGCCACCGATGCGACGCTTCTCATCGGTGATCATCTTGCGCATGTACTCGTACTTCACGTCCTCGTAGTAGCCCTTGATCTCCTTCTCGCGCTGGGCGAGCGCGGCCAGCCTGGCGGCGTCGCCGGCGGCCTCGGCCTTGAAGGCCTCCATCATCTCCTTCTTGATCTCGGAGAGGCGGCCGTAGCGGTCGTGCTTCTCGTTGCGGGAGTAGGCCTCCTTCACCTTCTCCCAGGTGAGGGACTTCACCTTCTCCTTGAGCGCCTCGTCGGCCTTGGGCGCCTCGAAGGCGCGCTTCACGCCGCCACCGACGGCGGCCTTGCCGAGCGCCTCCTGGGCGTCGAGCAGCTCCTTCACGGCCGCCTGGCCGAAGAGGAGCGCGTCCACCATGGTCTTCTCGTCCACCTCGTGGGCGCCGCCCTCGACCATCACGATGGCGTCGCGCGAGGCGGCCAGCACGATGTCCATGTCGCACTCGCCGCGCTGGGCGAGGGTGGGGTTGGCGACGAACTGGCCGTTGATGCGGCCGACGCGGACGCCGGCGATGGGGCCGTTGAAGGGGACGTTCGAGACCTGGAGCGCCGCCGAGGCGCCGGTCAGCGCCAGCACGTCGGTGTCGTTCTCCTGGTCGAAGGAGACGACGGTGGCGATGATCTGGGTCTCGTTGGCGTAGCCCTCGGGGAAGAGGGGGCGGCAGGAGCGGTCGATGATGCGGGAGACCAGCGTCTCGCGCTCGGTGAGCCGGCCCTCGCGGCGGAAGAAGCTGCCCGGGATCTTGCCCGCGGCGAAGAGCTTCTCCTGGTAGTCCACGGTGAGCGGGAAGAAGTCGATGCCCTCCTTCTTCTCCTTCGCCGAGACCACGGTCACGAGGACGATCGAGTCGCCGCAGCGGACCCAGACCGCGCCGTCGGCCTGCTTGGCGACCTTGCCGGTCTCGAGCAGGATCTCCTTCGCGCCGCACTGCACCTTCTGCTGGATGGGAGTCATGTACACCTCTTCAAGCGGGTTGACCGGCGCTCGCGCCGGGCGGCGGCGCCCGCGAGGTGCTTCAGTTCCTGACTGCAGCGCCCCTCCGGCGAGAGGCGATCCAATCGGAAACGGAAGCTCCTCCCTGAGGCGCCGCCTGGATGCGACAGCGCCCCGGCCTTGCGAGCCGGGGCGCCGTGGCCTTCGACTACTTGCGGATGCCGAGGCTGTCGATCAGCGCCTTGTAGCGGTTCTGGTCGACGGTGCGGAGGTAGTCGAGGAGCCGGCGCCGCTGGCCGACCAGCTTCAGCAGGCCGCGGCGGCTGTGGTGGTCCTTCTTGTGGGTCTTGAAGTGCTCGGTCAGGTAGGTGATCCGCTCGGTGAGCAGGGCGACCTGGACCTCGGGGGACCCGGTGTCGCTGTCGTGACGGCGGAACTTCTGGACGAGCTCGGACTTCTTCTCCTGGACCAACGCCATAGATGCTTCCTTTCGGGTGACCGCCAGGACCGTCGCTGGGGCGAAGGCGCGCGCCACGGGCGACAGTGCGGGCGGGAGTGAGGGGTGTGTTACTAAGCGATCCGGGGGCTTGCCGTCAATTCGTTCCTTGGAGCACCCGCACCGGCTTGAGCCTCCCGCCGGACGGCTCGCACACCGCCAGCACCTCGCCCCCCGGTCCCAGCGCCACCGAGTACCCCGGAGGCACCTCCGGCAAAGGGAGGAGGCGACCGTGGCGCAGATCGCGCGCCTCCCCCTCGGAGAGCCGGACGGCCGGCAGGAAGCCGAGCGCCGCCTCGAGCGGCACCAGCCGGGCGGCGAGGGCGGCGGGGGTCTCGCGCCCGAGCCGCTCCGCCTCCTCGAGGGGGATGGACTGCTCGAGCCGGAACGGGCCGGCCGCGGTGCGCCGCAGCGCGGCGAGGTGCGCCGGCAGCCCGAGCGCGCGGCCGAGATCGACCGCCAGGGTGCGGACGTAGGTGCCCTTCCCGCAGGCGACCCGGAGGCGGGCCATCGCCCGCCCCTCCCGCGGCGGCTCGAACCCGAGGAGCTCGAGGGCGTCCACGCGGACGGTGCGCGGCTCGCGCGCGACCTCCTCGCCCCGGCGGGCCGACTCGTGGAGCCGGCGCCCGTCCACCCGGACCGCGGAGTACATCGGCGGCACCTGGCGGAGCTCGCCGACGAAGGCCGGCAGCGCGGCGCGCACCCGGGCCTCGTCGAGGCCGGCGGGGTCGCGCACCTCGACCAGCTCGCCCTCGGCGTCCTCGGTGGTGGTGGAGGCGCCGAAGGCGACCAGGGCCTCGTAGGCCTTGTCGCCCTCCATGAGGAAGCGCTGCAGCTTGACCGCCTCGCCGAGGCAGACCCCCAGCACGCCGGTGGCCGCCGGGTCGAGGGTGCCGGTGTGACCGGCCTTCTCGCGCCCGAAGAGGCGCGACACCCGGCGCACCACGTCGAAGCTCGTGGGGCCGGCGGGCTTGTCGACGACGAGGACGCCGGTGGTCACGGGCGCGCCTACTTCTTCCAGCCTTCCTTCTCGGAGACTTCCCGGAGGAGCCGGTCGATCTTGTCCCCCTCCTCGATGCTCTCGTCGTACGAGAAGCGGAGGTTCGGGACGAGGCGCAGCTTGAGGTTCCGCGCCACCTCGCGCTTGAGGTAGCCGGCGGCGGCGGCGAGGCCGGCCATGGTCTG from Anaeromyxobacter paludicola harbors:
- a CDS encoding S1C family serine protease, with the protein product MVLGALLFALALAAEPPAGAAPPEEPLFSELHGAAPRPPIPDLTRLVKAAMPAVVSVITTAPPEAPKGGGPGQGAPEDLFDRYHDGAPKKGLGTGFVIHRDGWILTNAHVVEGAAQVEVDLGEDGQRVPARIVGADGPTDVALLKVEVPEPLPVVPLGDSDRVEIAEWALVLGNPFGLSHSVTFGIVSHTGRDDVSPAGREGFYDFIQTDASINPGNSGGPVLNLRGEVVGIATAVNATGQGIGFAVPINMAKEILGQLRAQGKVVRSWLGVSVREVSRDLARAAGLGAERGVMVTSVAEGGPGARAGLRVGDVITGFGGRAVRNAARLRWQVATAGVGRRVALTIRRGRDEERALAVQLTPAPPGEERVAGARAPSPGQEASGGD
- a CDS encoding HD-GYP domain-containing protein, encoding MRLFRAILGLMLLSSAVPVAVLGALLATRAELDGLAIGAGAFSVALSVALSAWFARRLTRPVRACVAGALEIARGRFGREVPVQVRNEIGDLAYTFNHMSRELASYDAENHRLIAALERGYLDTLRSLAGAIDAKDPYTRGHSQRVADLSVEIGRELGLDGPQLRLLEYGGLLHDVGKIGVGEPILRKAGQLTEEEMAVMREHPVIGAEIVRGVEFLAGALPGIRSHHERWDGGGYPDQLAGEQIPLVARIVSAADVYDAMTSERPYQRPLPPATASEKVASMAGRQIDPRVAAALERVLQRRETGGAAGEREARA
- the pnp gene encoding polyribonucleotide nucleotidyltransferase translates to MTPIQQKVQCGAKEILLETGKVAKQADGAVWVRCGDSIVLVTVVSAKEKKEGIDFFPLTVDYQEKLFAAGKIPGSFFRREGRLTERETLVSRIIDRSCRPLFPEGYANETQIIATVVSFDQENDTDVLALTGASAALQVSNVPFNGPIAGVRVGRINGQFVANPTLAQRGECDMDIVLAASRDAIVMVEGGAHEVDEKTMVDALLFGQAAVKELLDAQEALGKAAVGGGVKRAFEAPKADEALKEKVKSLTWEKVKEAYSRNEKHDRYGRLSEIKKEMMEAFKAEAAGDAARLAALAQREKEIKGYYEDVKYEYMRKMITDEKRRIGGRGETDIRKITCEVGLLPRVHGSALFTRGETQALVATTLGTAEDEQRVEQLTGMSFKKFMLHYNFPPFSVGEAKFLRGPGRREIGHGALAERALRQVMPDSAKFPYTVRIVSDIMESNGSSSMASVCGGCLSLMDAGVPIKAPVAGIAMGLIKEGAKIAILSDILGDEDHLGDMDFKVCGTEAGITSIQMDIKIGGVTREILERALAQAAQGRKHILGEMAKALTAPRGDVSAYAPRITTLKIRPERIKDVIGPGGKVIKEIVATTGCAINVEDDGTVSVASSDQERVAAAIKRIKDLTQEAEVGKTYLGTVRKIVEFGAFVELFPGTDGLIHISELSDKRVKSVSDVLSEGEEVMVKVVSVDRAGKIRLSRKEALADAAKKDGEPKAEAKPEVK
- the purB gene encoding adenylosuccinate lyase, whose product is MIPRYTRPEMAAVWSPERRYRIWLDVELAACEAMVRLGQVPPEDFGALQQRFQGFQFGPADVARIEEIEKTVKHDVIAFLTYVEELGGPAARHLHKGMTSSDVLDTTLAVQLREATGLLLAGLDRVMAAVKRRAFEHKLTPMIGRSHGIHAEPITFGLKLAGWYDAWGRRREALARAGRTVAVGKISGAVGTFANVDPRVEGFVMERLGLEGGEGAATQVVNRDRHAELFCALALCGGTLEQQATEVRHLQRTEVREAEEPFTAGQKGSSAMPHKRNPILSENLTGLARLLRSYALAALEDVALWHERDISHSSVERVIGPDATLALDFALHRFAGMIENLRVYPERMKENLDLTGGLYEAQRVLLALVGKGVARQEGYVYVQRNAMKVWEDRIDFRSALKKDPDVRRALDEAEIDACFALDYHLQHVDTIFQRVFGR
- the dut gene encoding dUTP diphosphatase; its protein translation is MSVTVKIQRVAGRGEPLELPSYQTAGSAGLDLRADEACLLAPGERRLVPTGLRLELPAGYEGQVRPRSGLALKHGVGMVNAPGTIDSDYRGEVGVILVNWGQAPFEVRRGERIAQLVVAPVVRAELELADALAGSDRGAGGFGSTGR
- the rpsO gene encoding 30S ribosomal protein S15, whose protein sequence is MALVQEKKSELVQKFRRHDSDTGSPEVQVALLTERITYLTEHFKTHKKDHHSRRGLLKLVGQRRRLLDYLRTVDQNRYKALIDSLGIRK
- a CDS encoding phosphoribosylaminoimidazolesuccinocarboxamide synthase, with protein sequence MITEPRIRAQLAHTLREFDAPALGTLYRGKVRDNYSQDGRIVMVTTDRVSAFDHVLGTIPFKGEVLSRLTLFWFDKVKDIAPTHVLSSPDPSVMVVKRAQALPVEIVIRGYITGSLWRDYQAGKAGAYGIDWPAGLTRDQRLAAPIITPSTKAEYGKHDEPISEAEILRQGLVPKDVWTEATAVAHRLFARGQEWAHQRGLILVDTKYEMGIADGKLVVIDEIHTPDSSRYWVEASYAERFARGEEPEMLDKENIRQWLIKEHGFSGQGKPPPLSDDVRVMLAQKYMEAYERLTGETFESEPGSVDARIRKNLAAAGLL
- a CDS encoding RNA methyltransferase, with the protein product MRPDRVVLVLHRPSSADNIGAAARAMKNFGLSRLAIVAPPSWSGPARSGGAATGREDVLARARVLARRASDLLDAAEIAPDARAALAGATWVCGTTSRALEGRPRLTPRELAAEVARRSEAGPVAVLFGEERRGLSDEELELCQAACTIPTSPAYDSMNLAQAVAVLSYELSQAASAPLAAPPPAEPARHATVEALFGRLEALLSATGYLNPQNPTQILADLRRLLARAEPTQREVELLAAAVKSVERRLRAP
- a CDS encoding HAD family hydrolase; the protein is MTRAALLDLDGTLIDSREDLCLAVNHALGVVGLPARSLEEVTSFVGEGAAKLVARAVAPRTDLLEPALAAWWEHYEAHLLDRTRLYPGVAEVLAGAGRTLAVLTNKPGRLARRILDGLGVGGRFAAVVGGDEAARKPDPAGALALLAKLGASPGDAVFVGDSRVDLETARAAGIPFVAVGWGLVPEAALREAGAEVIVHRAADLAPWLA
- the truB gene encoding tRNA pseudouridine(55) synthase TruB; this encodes MTTGVLVVDKPAGPTSFDVVRRVSRLFGREKAGHTGTLDPAATGVLGVCLGEAVKLQRFLMEGDKAYEALVAFGASTTTEDAEGELVEVRDPAGLDEARVRAALPAFVGELRQVPPMYSAVRVDGRRLHESARRGEEVAREPRTVRVDALELLGFEPPREGRAMARLRVACGKGTYVRTLAVDLGRALGLPAHLAALRRTAAGPFRLEQSIPLEEAERLGRETPAALAARLVPLEAALGFLPAVRLSEGEARDLRHGRLLPLPEVPPGYSVALGPGGEVLAVCEPSGGRLKPVRVLQGTN